The Lebetimonas natsushimae genomic sequence CTGTTTTCTGTCTCCAAAAGCATATACTAAACTTCTCTCAACCTGTTCTTTTGCTTTTCTGAAATGTTTTCTTCTACCTGAGTAGAAGCCTTTTGCCATTTTTAATATTTTTTTATGTCTTTTTCTTCTGACAGTTCCTGTTTTTACTCTCATTATCTCTCCTTATTTTTTGGCGTGCAACATATGCAACTTAGCACTTTGGCGGGGTCTTCGCCCACTTGGCCACTTCTACACTAGATTCCTAGAAGTTCTCTAACTTCCTTGATATTTGCTTTTGCTACATATTTTGGGGCTCTAAGATTTCTTTTTCTTTTTTTTGATTTTTTAGTTAAAATGTGGCTTCTAAAAGCACTTCCTCTTTTAATTTTTCCACTTTTTTTAACTTTAAATCTTTTAGCCGCCCCTCTGTTGGTTTTCATTTTAGGCATAGCTTCTCCTTTTTGGAATTGAAATGAAATTATACCATAAAGTAAAATTTTATGCTACAATAATGCATATTAAATTCTTCAAGGAATAAAATGATTATTGAAAAGTATATCGAACCTGTCTTGTTTAAAGAATATGATTTCCTTACAACAGTTTCGATAAAAGAGCTTATAAGTTATCTTCTAAAATATAAAAGTGATTCATTATATATTACAAAAAACAAATATCCTGTGTATTTTTTTGACAGTATAGATTTATTAGATATTTTTTTAACTGATGAATTAAACATTAAAGTAATAGATTATATAAAAAATAATCCGAAAAAAATATATGTTCTTGAATTTAATACCAATGTTATTGATGCCTATTATTATATGCGTTCAAATAATGTAAAAAAAGCAGCTGTAATAAAAAACAACCAATTAATAGGTGAAATTTCTTTTAAAACAATCAGTTCCAAAATTGCCGATATTATTATTAAAGATTCTTTAACAGGGGTTTATAATGAAAAATATTTTCAGGTATTAATAGAAGAATATAAAGATTTTGACAAACCTTTGGGAATAATTTTTATTGATATTAAAAATATTGGAATTATAGAAGGTTTATATGGTGAAGAAAAAGTAAAATATATATTGAAAGCAATGGCAACAAAACTAATGAATTTAGTTAGGGATATAGATTTTGTGTTTAGGAATGATTACAGATTTAAAATTATAACATTTACTGAATTGGAAATTACAAAAAAAATTGTTGAAAGAATTAAAAAAGCATTGGATGAATTTGAAGTGGACGGTATAAAAATAGGATATTCCTTAGCTTATTCACATGTGCCTGAAGTTCAAGAAAATATATTATTGGCTTTGGATGAAATTGAAAGTAAACTTATAGATTAAAAGGGACTATTGCACTTCCCCATGTAAAGCCGCCTCCAAATGCATCTAAAAGCATTATGTCGCCTTTTTTGATTCTACCTTCCTGATATAAGTCGTTTATAGCCATAGGAATGGATGCGCTTGATGTGTTTCCGTATTTATGAACCGTTAAAACTGATTTTTCGCTTGGCATTTTAATAGCCCTTGCTACAGCATCTATTATTCTATAATTTGCCTGATGTGGGATAAACCAGTCTAAATCATCACTTGTCATATTGTTTCTTTTTAAAATGTCCGTTACAGATTGAGAAAGTGTTTTTACTGCAACTTTAAAAGTTTCATTTCCTTTCATTTCCAACCAGATTCGCTCAGTTTCACATCCGTATTTTACACCTCGGCCCGGTGTAATCAAATAATCTTGATATTTTCCGTCGGCATTTATATCAATATCCATAATTGCCTCTTCTTTGTTTTCAGTAGCACTGATTATTGCAGCACCGGCTCCGTCTCCGAATAAAACACAGGTGGTTCTGTCTTTCCAGTTAACTATTTTGCTTAGTGTCTCAGCTCCAATAATTAAAATATTTTTGTACATTCCGCTTTCTATAAAAGCTTTTGCATGAGCCATAGCATAAATAAAACCTGTACATGCTGCACTTATATCGACAGCAGCGGCTGTAATACCCAATTTTTCAGCTACAACACATGCAGTTGATGGCATTGTAAAATAATCCGGTGTAATTGTAGCTACAATAATCATATCAATTTCATCTGCATTCATGTTAACTTTTTTTAATGCGTTAACAGCAGCTTTGTAAGCCAAATCGCTGGTTACTTCGTTTTGGGCAATATGACGGGTTTTTATACCTGTTCTTTTTGTTATCCATTCATCTGTCGTGTCTACTATTTTTTCTAAATCTTTATTTGTTAAAATTTTTGGAGGCACATATGCACCAACACTTTTAAAACTTGCATACATTAATGAACCTTTAAAGAATTTTCAATTTTTTTTGTCACATCGTTTTCTACATATTTTATTGCCTGGAATATTGCGTTTTTAATGGCTTTACTATTGCTTTTTCCATGACTTATTATAACACATCCGTTTACACCAAGAAGAGGTGCACCTCCGTATTCGGCATAGTCGGTGGCTTTTTTTAAGCCTTTAAACACCGGTTTTAACAACAATGCTCCGATTTTTTGAAAAATTCCTGAAGAATAAATTTCCTGTTTTATAAGAGTAGATATTGTCTCAGCCACACCTTCGCTTGTTTTTAAAACAATATTTCCTACAAATCCGTCGCAAACAACAACATCCACTTCACCTTTGAAAATATCTCCGCCTTCGACGTTTCCAATAAATGAATCACAGTGAGCTTTGCATAATTTAAATGTTTCTTTTGTTACAGAATTCCCTTTAGAGTCTTCTTCTCCATTGCTTAAAAGTCCAATTTTAGGAGCTTCTTTATTGAGTACTACTTTTGCGTATACTTCTCCCATCAAAGCAAATTGATAAAGGTTATTTGCATCGCAGTCTACATTGGCACCTACGTCTAAAACAAGTGTATATGATCTTTTTATATTAGGCATAAATGTAACAATAGCAGGTCTTTTAATACCTTTGATTCTTCCAAGTCTAAGAGTGGCAAGGCTCATTGTAGCACCGCTGTGCCCGGCGGAGACAACCGCGTCTACTTGCTTTTCTTTAAGAAGTTCAATAGATTTATAAATAGTGGATTCTTTTCTCTTTACCGCATCAGTGGCATTTTCATGCATTCCAATAACATCTTCACTATTTATAAATCTAACTTTTTTAAGTAAATTTTGAGGCACTAAAGGTTTTATTTTGTTTTCATCGCCTACAAGATATGCAATAAAATCTTTTTGTTTTAGAGCTTCAACAACACCTTCTATTATAGGCTGGGGACCGAAATCCCCTCCCATTGCGTCAATAGCTATTCTCATTAATACTCACCACAGCTAGGGCATGCTCTGTGAGGTCTTTTATATGCCCCACAATGTTTGCATTTAACTACACTTGATAATCTGATTTTATAATGCGTTCTTCTTTTTGCCGCTCTTGTTTTAGAGTTTCTTCTCTTTGGAACTGCCATTTTTTCTCCTTAAAATTCTTTGTTAAATTCTTCTTTTTGACATTTTTCACAAATGTTATAATCAAGTTTTAGGCTTTCTATTTCACTTTTTATTATTTCATCTAAATCAAATTTTTCCTGTTCGATAATGTCATAATCTTCATCAAAACCGCTGTAAGGCGGTTTTACAACCTTGAATTTTACATCTTCATTTATCTCTTTTTTAAATGTATTTAAACATTTAATACACTCAACTTCAACAAAGCCGGTTATTTTACCTTCCACTAAATAAATATCACCTTCTTTTTTGCTCTCGCCTGTAAACTGAATATTGTCAATTTTTTTTTGAATATTCAATTATAAAATCTCCCTGCCAGCAAAGAAAAATGTAATTTCTTTTTTAGCGTTTTCAAGTGAATCACTACCGTGAACGGCGTTGGCTTCAATACTTTCAGCAAAGTCTGCCCTGATTGTACCTGGTGCTGCCTCTTTAGGGTTGGTCGCACCCATAAGCTCTCTGTTTTTCTTAACAGCGTTTTCACCTTCAAGCACCATAACCACTACCGGTCCGCTGCTCATATATTCGCATAAATCGTTAAAAAACGGTCTTTCTTTATGCACTTCATAAAATTTAGCAGCATCTTCTTTGGTTAATTTTATTTTTTTCATAGCTGCAATTCTAAGACCGTTACTTTCAAATCTGTCAATAATTTTTCCAATAACATTTTTAGCCACAGCATCAGGTTTAATGATTGAAAGTGTTTGTTCCATAATTTCTCCTTAGCTTTTTAGAGAGGAATTATACAAAAAAATGAAGAAAAAAAGAAGAGGTATAAATTATTCGATTACAGGAGTTCCTGGTTCTCCTCTGTCTTCTCTGCAAGTTTGTCCTGGTTTGCATTCATCCCAAACGATACATCCCTCAGTTGGACATGCTTCAGCACATGCCGGAGTATCATAATATCCAACGCATTCTACGCATTTATCAGGATATACATAATAAATTTCTTCTCCTGTTGGGTTTTCGCTATCATCTACGATTGCTTCTACAGGACATTCATCGATACATGCCCCACAGTTAATACAGATATCAGTAATTTTTACTGCCATTTTAACTCCTTTGTTGTTTTTGTAATAGAAATATAACACACAAAGCTTAAGTTTTGCTTAAAGAAATTGATATAAATCAATTTTGTTACTTTTTGTAATAAATTGTTATAATTCCATCAAAAAGGCTAATATATGGATTTATACAAAGAAATTTGGGAAAAAATAGTAAATTCAGATAATATTTTATTAATAGCCCATGTTAATCCTGACGGTGATGCGTTGGGAAGTTCTCTCAGTTTATATCCGGTTCTAAAAAAAATGAATAAAAAAGTAACAGTTTTTAATGCTTCAAAACCTCTGCCCCAGTATTTGGATTTTTTACCTAATTTTAACAAAATAACCGACAGGCTGCCTAAAAAAATAGATCTGACAGTATCATTTGACTGCGGAAGTTTTGACAGATTGGGACTTCCTGAAAAACCCTCTTTTCTTATAAATATAGACCATCATATTTCAAATACAAATTACGGAGATTTAAATTTAATAGAACCAAATGCCGCATCAACTTCTCAGGTTATATATAATATGTTAAAAGCCAATAATATAGAAATTAATAAAAACAGCGCTGTTTGTATGTATACAGCATTGGTTACAGATACAGGAAGTTTTCAGTATGAAAGTGTAAATGAGAAGGTTTTTGAAATGGCTGCTGAGCTTGTAAAATGCGGAGTCAGTCCCGATTATGTTGCCAAAATGCTTTTTCAAAGAGACAGACTCTCAAGACTCAGACTTCTTGCTAAAGCGTATGATACTATTGAGCTTTGTTGTGATGGTAAAGCCGCATTTGTTGAAGTTACAAAAGAGATGATGGAAATAACAGGTGCTATTAAAGAGGATACAGATACAATAGTAAACAGTGTTAGGGCAATAGCTACAGTGGAAGTTGCGTGTCTGCTCAGAGAAGAAGACGAAGGGATTAAAATATCTCTTAGAAGTAAAAATTATGCGGATGTAAGCAAAATTGCCGTAAAATACGGAGGGGGCGGTCATATTAGGGCTGCCGGGGCCACCGTTAGGGAATTTGATTTTCAAAAAGTTAAAGAAATTCTTAAAAATGACATAAAGGAAATTTTATGAAAAAATTGTGGGTTTTAATTTTAATAATTATTGCAACAGCAGTAGGATTTGTTTATTTTTCTCCGATGTTTGAAAAAGAACCTCCAAAAATTGAAATTGATTCAAACGGATTTACCAATTTAAAATTCCCTCTCAAACTTAATATAAGTGATAACAGCGGAATTAAGGATTACACTGTAACGTTAGTGGCTGATGGAAATGCCAGAGTTTTAATTAAAAACAGCGGTGATTTAGGTAAAAATATAAGTATAGATATTAAACTGCCTAAAGTTGCGGCTAAAGAAGTTAAATTAATTGTTGATGCCGTGGATACTTCAAAATGGCATTTTTTTGCCGGAAATGAAGCTAAAAAAGAAGTTGTTTTAAAAGTAGATACCACTGCCCCTGATGCCCAGATTGTGAATAATTCTTATGCAATAGGCAACGGCGGAAGTGCAGCAGTAGTGGTAAAAGTAGCAGACGATAATTTGAAAGATGCTTATATTTTAGTAAATAATAAATACAGATTTAAATTAACTCCATTTTATAAAAAAAATTATTATGCTGCACTTATTGCATGGCCGGTTGAGGAAAAAACATTTGATGCCAATTTGGTTGCAGTTGATTTTGCCGGAAATAAGTCTATAGCCCATATTCCACTTTATTGGAAAAAATACCGTTATCCTACTAAGAAAATTTATATAACAGACAATTACATAAAAAATAAGGCGATGACTGTTTTAAAAAGAATGAATATAGATGTTCCAAATGATCCTGTGGAAATTTTTAAAAAAGAAAATGAATATGTAAGAAAATTAAATGAAGAGGAAATTTTTAATCTTACACATAAAGTATATGAAGATAAAATAAATTCTTTTTCGATTGCAAGATTCAACCCGCTTCCAGGAAGTGCTAAAGAAGCAGGATTTGGGGAAAAAAGACATTATATATATAAAGGAAAAGATATTTCTTTTGCAATTCACAAAGGAATAGATCTTGCTAAAATAAAAAGGGCTAAAATTTATTCGAGTAATTTTGGAAAAGTCGTGGCAGCCAAATGGATAGGTATTTACGGTAATACGTTAATTGTCTATCATAAACTCGGACTTTATTCATTATATGCCCATACTTCGGAATTTAAAGTAAAAGTGGGGGATAATGTAAGAAGAGGTCAGGTAATAGCCAGAACAGGTGCTACCGGAGGAGTTTTGGGGGACCATTTACATTTTGGAATTTATATTCAGGGAATTGCAGTAAATCCGCTTGAGTGGTTGGACAGAAACTGGATAAGAACCAATATTATTAATGTAATCAATTCATCAAAAAGGCTTATTGGTAAATGAAGCAAAAAACAATTAGGGCGTTTATAGTTGAGGATTTTAATAATCTAAAAAATGTTGTTAATTCAAAATATGAACTGGTTAAAAACTATTATTTTTTATTAAAAGAAAAAAATGAAGAAATTGAAAAGTTTTTGAAAGAAAAAAATTTAAATTATTTTATTGAAAATAATATGTTTACTTTCAGTAAGGAAAAAACAAAAGAAATAAAAATAATTGAAAAAGAAAAACTGATAGAAAAAAGAGTTAATACAAAAATTTATGATAAAATTATAAGAGCCGGTGTTGAGATAGAAACTGATGAAAATCTTATTTTTTTAAACAGAATAAATGCCGGGGCTAAAATCAAAAGTTCCGGAAATGTCGAAATTTTTGGTGAATGTGAAGGCAGTGTGATTTGTGAAGGGGATTATTTGATAGTCAAAAAAAACAGAGGAAATATAATTTTTAGAGGTGAAAATATTGGAAAAATTGATAAGTTGACGATTTTTACTAAAAGTGGCAAAAAGGAATTAGAGTGAAACAAAGAACAATAAAAAAACCGGTTGAAGCTGTAGGAATCGGACTTCATAAAGGGGTCCCTGTAAAATTGAGACTGGAACCATTAGCAGAAAACAGCGGGATAGTTTTTTACAGAAGTGATAAAGGTATTACAATTCCTTTGAAACCTGAAAGTGTTGTGGATACAAAAATGGCTACTGTAATAGGAAATGATGGAGTTGTTGTATCCAC encodes the following:
- the rpmI gene encoding 50S ribosomal protein L35, with protein sequence MPKMKTNRGAAKRFKVKKSGKIKRGSAFRSHILTKKSKKRKRNLRAPKYVAKANIKEVRELLGI
- a CDS encoding diguanylate cyclase — protein: MIIEKYIEPVLFKEYDFLTTVSIKELISYLLKYKSDSLYITKNKYPVYFFDSIDLLDIFLTDELNIKVIDYIKNNPKKIYVLEFNTNVIDAYYYMRSNNVKKAAVIKNNQLIGEISFKTISSKIADIIIKDSLTGVYNEKYFQVLIEEYKDFDKPLGIIFIDIKNIGIIEGLYGEEKVKYILKAMATKLMNLVRDIDFVFRNDYRFKIITFTELEITKKIVERIKKALDEFEVDGIKIGYSLAYSHVPEVQENILLALDEIESKLID
- a CDS encoding beta-ketoacyl-ACP synthase III, with protein sequence MYASFKSVGAYVPPKILTNKDLEKIVDTTDEWITKRTGIKTRHIAQNEVTSDLAYKAAVNALKKVNMNADEIDMIIVATITPDYFTMPSTACVVAEKLGITAAAVDISAACTGFIYAMAHAKAFIESGMYKNILIIGAETLSKIVNWKDRTTCVLFGDGAGAAIISATENKEEAIMDIDINADGKYQDYLITPGRGVKYGCETERIWLEMKGNETFKVAVKTLSQSVTDILKRNNMTSDDLDWFIPHQANYRIIDAVARAIKMPSEKSVLTVHKYGNTSSASIPMAINDLYQEGRIKKGDIMLLDAFGGGFTWGSAIVPFNL
- the plsX gene encoding phosphate acyltransferase PlsX; its protein translation is MRIAIDAMGGDFGPQPIIEGVVEALKQKDFIAYLVGDENKIKPLVPQNLLKKVRFINSEDVIGMHENATDAVKRKESTIYKSIELLKEKQVDAVVSAGHSGATMSLATLRLGRIKGIKRPAIVTFMPNIKRSYTLVLDVGANVDCDANNLYQFALMGEVYAKVVLNKEAPKIGLLSNGEEDSKGNSVTKETFKLCKAHCDSFIGNVEGGDIFKGEVDVVVCDGFVGNIVLKTSEGVAETISTLIKQEIYSSGIFQKIGALLLKPVFKGLKKATDYAEYGGAPLLGVNGCVIISHGKSNSKAIKNAIFQAIKYVENDVTKKIENSLKVH
- the rpmF gene encoding 50S ribosomal protein L32 — encoded protein: MAVPKRRNSKTRAAKRRTHYKIRLSSVVKCKHCGAYKRPHRACPSCGEY
- a CDS encoding YceD family protein is translated as MNIQKKIDNIQFTGESKKEGDIYLVEGKITGFVEVECIKCLNTFKKEINEDVKFKVVKPPYSGFDEDYDIIEQEKFDLDEIIKSEIESLKLDYNICEKCQKEEFNKEF
- the ndk gene encoding nucleoside-diphosphate kinase, coding for MEQTLSIIKPDAVAKNVIGKIIDRFESNGLRIAAMKKIKLTKEDAAKFYEVHKERPFFNDLCEYMSSGPVVVMVLEGENAVKKNRELMGATNPKEAAPGTIRADFAESIEANAVHGSDSLENAKKEITFFFAGREIL
- a CDS encoding 4Fe-4S dicluster domain-containing protein, giving the protein MAVKITDICINCGACIDECPVEAIVDDSENPTGEEIYYVYPDKCVECVGYYDTPACAEACPTEGCIVWDECKPGQTCREDRGEPGTPVIE
- a CDS encoding DHH family phosphoesterase, translating into MDLYKEIWEKIVNSDNILLIAHVNPDGDALGSSLSLYPVLKKMNKKVTVFNASKPLPQYLDFLPNFNKITDRLPKKIDLTVSFDCGSFDRLGLPEKPSFLINIDHHISNTNYGDLNLIEPNAASTSQVIYNMLKANNIEINKNSAVCMYTALVTDTGSFQYESVNEKVFEMAAELVKCGVSPDYVAKMLFQRDRLSRLRLLAKAYDTIELCCDGKAAFVEVTKEMMEITGAIKEDTDTIVNSVRAIATVEVACLLREEDEGIKISLRSKNYADVSKIAVKYGGGGHIRAAGATVREFDFQKVKEILKNDIKEIL
- a CDS encoding M23 family metallopeptidase, which translates into the protein MKKLWVLILIIIATAVGFVYFSPMFEKEPPKIEIDSNGFTNLKFPLKLNISDNSGIKDYTVTLVADGNARVLIKNSGDLGKNISIDIKLPKVAAKEVKLIVDAVDTSKWHFFAGNEAKKEVVLKVDTTAPDAQIVNNSYAIGNGGSAAVVVKVADDNLKDAYILVNNKYRFKLTPFYKKNYYAALIAWPVEEKTFDANLVAVDFAGNKSIAHIPLYWKKYRYPTKKIYITDNYIKNKAMTVLKRMNIDVPNDPVEIFKKENEYVRKLNEEEIFNLTHKVYEDKINSFSIARFNPLPGSAKEAGFGEKRHYIYKGKDISFAIHKGIDLAKIKRAKIYSSNFGKVVAAKWIGIYGNTLIVYHKLGLYSLYAHTSEFKVKVGDNVRRGQVIARTGATGGVLGDHLHFGIYIQGIAVNPLEWLDRNWIRTNIINVINSSKRLIGK
- a CDS encoding septum site-determining protein MinC, which encodes MKQKTIRAFIVEDFNNLKNVVNSKYELVKNYYFLLKEKNEEIEKFLKEKNLNYFIENNMFTFSKEKTKEIKIIEKEKLIEKRVNTKIYDKIIRAGVEIETDENLIFLNRINAGAKIKSSGNVEIFGECEGSVICEGDYLIVKKNRGNIIFRGENIGKIDKLTIFTKSGKKELE